One window from the genome of Armatimonadota bacterium encodes:
- a CDS encoding FMN-binding glutamate synthase family protein, which produces MVAMVRYTAFALVGIGFAGSLALALALGPGWWVAVAVFGLLILVGILDITQKDKNILRNYPVIGHGRYLLLKVRPELHQYFVEDDVTGKPFSWEERKLIYERAAGQEGLDAFGTELDVNAPGYLWFEHSIAARHLEDSDLRVTVGGPECQQPYSCSLYNISAMSYGALSPNAILAMNRGAKAGKFYHCTGEGGLSRYHLAEGGDVVWQIGTGYFGCRNSDGTFSAEKYAENARKPSVKMVEIKISQGAKPGHGGVLPGAKVNQAIAEARGVRVGEDCISPPSHSAFGSPRGLCQFIGQLRELSGGKPVGFKLCIGNRSEFMAICKAMLETGTCPDFITVDGGEGGTGAAPAEFSDRMGMPLADALPFVDQTLRGCGLREKVKVAASGKVITATALLENLAKGADWCNSARGFMMAVGCIQAQVCHTNECPVGVATQDAGRQRGVDPVDKGEKVAKFHGRTMRVLADLVGAMGYSHPQDVPADRVWRRNQWGEARQLSLEYPQIESGGLLRAGYQHPDFTPYWDAAHPDAWN; this is translated from the coding sequence ATGGTTGCGATGGTTCGCTACACCGCCTTCGCCCTGGTTGGAATCGGCTTTGCCGGATCTTTGGCCTTGGCCCTAGCTTTGGGTCCGGGGTGGTGGGTGGCAGTGGCGGTTTTTGGCCTGCTCATCCTTGTCGGGATCTTGGACATCACCCAAAAAGACAAGAACATCCTCCGCAATTACCCGGTCATCGGGCATGGCCGTTATTTGCTGCTTAAGGTGAGGCCAGAGCTTCATCAATACTTTGTCGAAGATGACGTGACGGGCAAGCCGTTCAGTTGGGAAGAGCGCAAGCTCATTTACGAGCGGGCTGCAGGTCAAGAAGGGCTAGATGCCTTTGGAACCGAACTTGACGTCAATGCCCCCGGTTACCTGTGGTTCGAACACTCCATTGCCGCTCGCCACTTGGAGGACAGTGACTTGAGGGTGACCGTTGGGGGGCCGGAGTGCCAACAGCCGTACTCGTGCTCGTTGTACAACATTTCCGCCATGAGCTATGGCGCCCTCTCGCCCAACGCGATTTTGGCGATGAACCGGGGAGCAAAGGCCGGCAAGTTCTACCACTGCACGGGCGAAGGGGGACTGAGCCGCTACCACTTGGCCGAAGGGGGCGACGTGGTTTGGCAAATCGGAACCGGATACTTTGGTTGCCGGAATAGCGACGGGACGTTCAGTGCAGAAAAGTACGCCGAAAATGCGAGGAAGCCTTCGGTGAAAATGGTTGAGATCAAAATCAGTCAAGGGGCCAAGCCGGGCCATGGCGGGGTGCTGCCCGGCGCTAAAGTCAACCAGGCGATCGCCGAAGCCAGGGGGGTCCGGGTCGGCGAAGACTGCATCTCCCCGCCGTCACACTCGGCATTTGGGAGCCCAAGGGGGCTCTGTCAGTTCATCGGGCAACTCCGTGAGTTGAGCGGCGGCAAGCCGGTCGGGTTCAAGCTTTGCATTGGCAACCGCAGTGAGTTCATGGCGATTTGCAAGGCAATGCTGGAAACCGGAACCTGCCCGGACTTCATCACGGTGGACGGGGGGGAAGGCGGAACCGGTGCCGCACCAGCCGAATTCAGCGACCGGATGGGGATGCCGCTGGCAGACGCCTTGCCCTTTGTGGATCAAACGCTCCGGGGTTGTGGTTTGCGGGAAAAGGTTAAGGTTGCCGCATCCGGCAAAGTGATCACGGCGACGGCCCTGTTAGAGAACCTGGCCAAAGGTGCCGACTGGTGCAACTCTGCCCGGGGCTTCATGATGGCCGTGGGATGCATTCAGGCGCAGGTGTGCCATACCAACGAATGCCCAGTGGGGGTTGCCACGCAGGATGCGGGTCGGCAGAGGGGCGTTGACCCGGTGGACAAGGGGGAAAAAGTGGCGAAGTTCCACGGCAGAACCATGCGCGTCCTCGCCGACCTGGTGGGGGCGATGGGGTACAGCCATCCACAAGATGTCCCAGCAGACCGGGTTTGGCGGCGGAACCAGTGGGGAGAAGCCCGCCAACTGAGTTTGGAATATCCCCAAATCGAATCTGGCGGGCTACTGCGGGCCGGTTACCAGCATCCGGATTTCACCCCGTATTGGGATGCGGCCCACCCGGATGCTTGGAACTGA
- a CDS encoding DinB family protein: protein MKTNEMLNNFLMEVQHLANKDFDASSDELFCECPGGKARPASSYIAEAGLLNSASAEKLRNPSAELDMGATFATLGNYNSVQASREAFNKGVQDLSEAIMATSDDDLNTELSAPWGMPTTKGKLILHSIAHSMYHLGQLNQMQLIKGDEEVHWM from the coding sequence ATGAAGACCAATGAAATGCTCAACAACTTCCTGATGGAAGTCCAACACCTTGCCAACAAAGACTTCGACGCGTCCAGCGACGAGCTTTTTTGCGAATGTCCCGGTGGCAAGGCCCGCCCCGCCAGCAGCTACATCGCGGAAGCCGGGCTCCTCAATTCTGCCTCGGCAGAAAAATTACGCAACCCGTCTGCGGAACTCGATATGGGGGCCACATTCGCAACGCTCGGCAACTACAACTCGGTGCAAGCAAGCCGCGAGGCTTTCAACAAAGGGGTTCAAGACCTAAGCGAAGCGATCATGGCGACGAGCGATGACGACCTGAACACCGAACTCAGTGCACCGTGGGGGATGCCCACTACCAAGGGCAAACTCATCCTGCATTCCATCGCCCATTCCATGTACCACCTTGGACAGCTGAATCAAATGCAGCTGATCAAAGGGGACGAAGAAGTCCACTGGATGTAA
- a CDS encoding M3 family oligoendopeptidase, whose translation MSTAATPTAAGVAWDLSALFTGIDDPKIAQTWEASHARADAFASNYRGQVANLDAVGLAAAIREAESIANDSSKPLTYAHLRFAGDTSDPKIGAFLQAQTEKSSELGVKLLFFDIELQQIPEDRMERLLQSPDLANYRHHIQRVRAYTPYTLDESKEVLLEETANTGLRAWQRLHDEVTSNHVFHYTDPESGDQLDISQEEVIDKLRDPNRAIRQAAADALSQGLAELERVIVYTYNTILADKKLDDRLRGFEYAEKSRHLANELDKETVDLVMKLCKERADVVERYYRVKREILGLPELTHIDRYAPLFESGAEVSWGKAEEIVLKSFAEFHPEIHSRAKEFFDRSWIDAEPRPGKTGGAFCSYNTPDTHPVILMTYLGKLTDVGTLAHELGHGVHSSLSRKQSLYNFHGTLPLAELASIFAEILVFEDLVKSASPRDSLALYADKIEGIFASVHRQSAMFRFEQKCHNHRREHGELSSEEFQGYWQEEIQSMFGDAVSLGDQHKRWWLYVGHFFAVPFYVYAYSFGELLTLALYEQAKLGGPAFADRYVDVLERGGSETPHELMGHLGVDLRSEQFWQGGFAVIDRLVSEFEQLWEAEKA comes from the coding sequence ATGAGCACTGCCGCAACACCAACCGCTGCCGGGGTCGCCTGGGATCTCTCGGCCCTGTTTACGGGCATCGACGACCCCAAGATCGCCCAAACCTGGGAGGCAAGCCATGCAAGGGCCGACGCTTTTGCCTCCAACTATCGGGGCCAGGTCGCAAACTTGGACGCGGTGGGCCTGGCCGCGGCCATCCGGGAGGCGGAATCCATTGCTAATGACTCCAGCAAGCCGTTGACCTACGCGCACCTCCGTTTTGCCGGAGACACGTCGGATCCAAAAATCGGGGCATTCTTGCAAGCGCAAACCGAAAAGTCTTCTGAGCTCGGCGTCAAACTCCTCTTTTTCGATATCGAACTCCAACAGATCCCCGAAGATCGGATGGAGCGGCTTTTGCAAAGCCCAGACCTTGCCAATTACCGGCACCACATTCAGCGCGTCCGTGCCTACACACCATACACGCTGGATGAATCGAAAGAAGTCCTCTTGGAAGAGACGGCCAATACCGGGCTCCGGGCGTGGCAGAGGTTGCACGACGAGGTGACTTCCAACCATGTGTTCCACTACACGGATCCCGAATCTGGGGATCAATTGGATATCAGCCAAGAAGAAGTGATTGACAAGCTCCGTGATCCAAACCGGGCGATCCGGCAGGCGGCTGCCGACGCGCTAAGCCAGGGGCTTGCCGAACTAGAACGGGTGATCGTTTACACCTACAACACGATCCTGGCCGACAAAAAGCTCGATGACCGACTACGAGGGTTTGAATACGCGGAAAAAAGCCGGCACCTGGCCAATGAGTTGGATAAGGAGACGGTTGACCTGGTGATGAAACTCTGCAAAGAGCGGGCCGATGTCGTCGAGCGGTACTACCGGGTCAAGCGAGAGATCCTCGGGTTGCCCGAACTGACCCACATCGACCGGTATGCCCCGCTCTTCGAATCAGGGGCCGAAGTTTCTTGGGGCAAAGCCGAAGAGATCGTCTTGAAATCATTCGCCGAATTCCATCCGGAAATCCACAGTCGGGCCAAGGAATTCTTCGACCGGTCTTGGATAGATGCAGAACCCCGTCCCGGAAAAACCGGCGGCGCATTCTGTAGCTACAACACGCCAGACACCCACCCCGTCATCCTCATGACGTATCTGGGCAAACTCACCGACGTCGGCACCCTGGCCCACGAACTCGGGCATGGCGTTCACAGCAGCCTGAGCCGCAAGCAAAGCCTTTACAATTTCCACGGCACTTTGCCCCTCGCCGAATTGGCTTCTATCTTTGCCGAAATCCTGGTGTTCGAAGATTTGGTAAAGTCCGCTTCGCCCAGAGATTCGCTGGCTCTTTATGCAGATAAGATCGAAGGCATTTTCGCCTCCGTCCACCGGCAATCCGCCATGTTCCGCTTTGAGCAAAAGTGCCACAACCACCGTCGCGAACACGGCGAGTTGAGTTCGGAAGAGTTCCAAGGCTATTGGCAAGAAGAGATCCAATCCATGTTTGGCGACGCCGTGTCGTTGGGCGACCAACACAAGCGGTGGTGGCTTTATGTCGGCCACTTTTTTGCCGTGCCGTTCTACGTCTACGCCTATTCGTTCGGTGAACTGCTTACGCTCGCCCTTTATGAGCAGGCAAAGCTGGGCGGGCCCGCGTTCGCCGACCGGTATGTGGACGTTTTGGAACGGGGCGGAAGCGAAACCCCCCACGAGCTGATGGGCCACCTGGGGGTGGATCTCCGATCCGAACAATTTTGGCAGGGCGGTTTTGCCGTCATCGACCGATTGGTCAGCGAATTCGAACAACTGTGGGAGGCCGAAAAAGCCTAA
- the recN gene encoding DNA repair protein RecN produces MIRSLTVENLALISFSELTLGPGFTAIAGETGAGKSLLIDSLELALGGRADSCLVRQGESMAAVNLAVDISGNAAALDVCAQLGIPVEDGEVVVRREVLCGGRSNVRVNGRPVTVGMLRTLGPTLAGLHIQGETRVLSDPASQLALLDEWIGGPATDLRARFEIQLRVVEDIRNRLQKLVRTDRERAQRIDLLQFQVAEIAEAGIRHGETGELKAMLSKLQHAQRLGDTFSVLLESLDGCEGSAAERLSGAVRDISASSEFDPGLMPILELVETASAAVLEATGMIRRYIDSLECDPEAVESAASRLDNLNRLRRKYGETDEDVVAYFDQVQAELRALLEDSTDLESLQAELSREEDDLQSLADSLTLVRKQHASAFSIRVQGHIRELAMPSAEFAVSLDRCEITASGQDMAEFQFSANPGEPKLPLNKVASGGELSRVMLAVKAAGSGAAGGQTLVFDEIDAGLSGRAAAAMARKLRELAQSNQVVVVTHLPQVAAAADSLVEIVKTSGKLGTQSSLAVLGDDAKPAAIARLLAGEKVGERSLANARELIEAARPPSQNLVLTG; encoded by the coding sequence ATGATCCGATCCCTCACCGTCGAAAACCTTGCCCTGATCTCGTTTTCCGAGCTCACCCTTGGCCCCGGGTTTACGGCGATCGCCGGCGAGACCGGGGCCGGGAAATCGCTTTTGATCGACAGTTTGGAATTGGCCTTGGGCGGACGAGCCGATTCCTGCTTGGTTCGTCAAGGGGAATCCATGGCAGCCGTGAACCTTGCCGTTGACATATCAGGCAATGCCGCCGCCTTGGACGTTTGTGCGCAACTCGGCATCCCGGTCGAGGATGGGGAGGTCGTTGTCCGCCGAGAGGTGTTGTGCGGGGGGCGTTCGAATGTCCGGGTGAATGGCCGGCCGGTAACGGTCGGCATGCTCCGCACGCTCGGGCCGACCCTAGCCGGCCTGCACATCCAAGGCGAGACCCGTGTCCTGAGCGATCCGGCCTCCCAGCTGGCTTTGCTGGACGAATGGATCGGCGGGCCAGCAACCGATCTGCGCGCCCGGTTTGAAATCCAGTTGAGGGTGGTCGAGGACATCCGCAACCGGCTCCAAAAGCTGGTGAGGACAGACCGCGAGCGCGCCCAACGGATCGACTTGCTCCAGTTCCAAGTGGCCGAGATTGCCGAAGCGGGGATCCGGCACGGTGAGACGGGGGAACTCAAGGCGATGCTCTCCAAGTTGCAACATGCGCAAAGGCTCGGCGATACCTTTTCGGTTCTTCTCGAGTCGCTGGACGGGTGTGAGGGCTCGGCGGCCGAGCGGCTATCCGGGGCCGTGCGCGACATCTCGGCTTCTTCGGAGTTCGACCCCGGTTTGATGCCGATATTGGAGTTGGTAGAAACGGCAAGTGCCGCCGTTTTGGAAGCCACCGGAATGATCCGGCGGTATATCGACTCACTGGAGTGTGACCCGGAGGCCGTGGAATCGGCCGCCTCCCGGCTCGACAACCTCAACCGTCTTCGCCGCAAGTACGGGGAAACTGACGAGGACGTGGTCGCCTATTTTGACCAAGTTCAAGCCGAATTACGCGCCCTCCTCGAAGATTCCACCGATCTAGAATCCCTCCAGGCAGAACTCTCTCGGGAGGAGGATGACCTGCAGTCGCTTGCCGATTCCCTGACATTGGTCCGGAAGCAACATGCGTCGGCGTTTTCGATCCGAGTACAAGGGCACATCCGTGAGTTGGCAATGCCTTCGGCCGAGTTCGCGGTCAGCCTTGACCGTTGCGAAATCACGGCCAGCGGCCAGGATATGGCGGAATTCCAGTTCTCTGCTAACCCGGGTGAGCCGAAGCTTCCCTTGAACAAGGTTGCGTCTGGCGGGGAACTGAGCCGGGTCATGCTTGCCGTCAAGGCAGCGGGAAGCGGTGCAGCTGGTGGCCAAACCTTGGTATTCGACGAAATCGATGCCGGCCTTTCGGGCCGTGCTGCGGCTGCCATGGCCCGGAAGCTCAGGGAATTGGCCCAAAGCAACCAAGTTGTCGTGGTCACCCACCTCCCACAGGTTGCCGCGGCCGCCGATTCGCTGGTTGAAATCGTAAAGACCAGCGGGAAGCTCGGGACCCAATCCTCCCTGGCAGTCCTCGGCGATGATGCCAAGCCTGCCGCCATTGCCCGGCTTTTAGCGGGTGAAAAGGTGGGCGAGCGATCCCTGGCCAACGCCCGTGAGCTAATCGAGGCGGCCCGACCTCCGAGCCAGAACCTGGTGCTGACGGGATGA
- the hslU gene encoding ATP-dependent protease ATPase subunit HslU gives MALPIEELTPRQIVKKLDEYIVGQDEAKRAVAVALRNRFRRQQLPEDQRADIMPKNILMIGPTGVGKTEIARRLAQLARAPFVKVEATKFTEVGYVGRDVESMVRDLAANAVRLVESEMVQAVQAPAREAALDQMVNLLDDRPVPFQTGVWFSHEQPEPIEDAEPPEEREARLAKLRQDIIDGVYDDRVVEVEFEEAQGSQFLQVFTPQGMEEMGIDMNQLMGRGGPKTAYRKAKVKDALEVLTQNEAKRRIDTGSIAMEAVERAEQTGIIFIDEIDKVAMPTGGQGPDVSREGVQRDLLPIVEGSVVATKFGPVKTDHILFIAAGAFHVSKPGDLIPELQGRLPIRVRLEALEEKDFVRILREPKNALTKQYTQLLGVDGVKVEFTDDALTELAHFATEVNAKAGNIGARRLHTLLERLLEDYLYDAPDVAPPVLRVDAAFVKEQLSPVVQDLARTQELI, from the coding sequence ATGGCCCTCCCGATCGAAGAACTCACCCCCAGGCAGATCGTCAAAAAGCTGGACGAATACATCGTTGGGCAAGACGAGGCAAAGCGGGCCGTCGCCGTCGCCTTGCGCAACCGGTTCCGGCGCCAGCAGTTACCCGAGGATCAGCGCGCCGACATCATGCCCAAAAACATCCTGATGATCGGGCCCACCGGGGTTGGGAAAACAGAAATCGCCCGGCGGCTCGCCCAGTTGGCCCGGGCCCCGTTTGTCAAAGTCGAAGCGACGAAGTTCACCGAAGTCGGCTATGTCGGACGGGATGTTGAATCCATGGTGCGCGACCTGGCCGCCAATGCCGTCCGTTTGGTGGAATCAGAAATGGTGCAGGCCGTCCAGGCACCAGCGCGGGAAGCCGCTCTTGACCAAATGGTCAACCTCTTGGACGACCGCCCAGTGCCGTTCCAGACCGGGGTTTGGTTCTCGCACGAACAACCGGAGCCTATTGAGGATGCCGAACCGCCCGAAGAAAGGGAAGCCCGGCTCGCCAAGCTCCGGCAGGACATCATCGACGGGGTTTATGACGACCGAGTCGTCGAAGTGGAATTCGAAGAAGCCCAAGGGAGCCAATTCCTGCAGGTCTTCACCCCTCAGGGCATGGAAGAGATGGGGATCGATATGAACCAGCTCATGGGTCGGGGAGGGCCTAAAACCGCCTATCGAAAAGCCAAGGTGAAGGATGCCCTGGAAGTGCTGACCCAAAACGAAGCCAAACGGCGGATCGATACCGGTTCGATTGCCATGGAAGCCGTCGAAAGGGCCGAACAGACCGGCATTATCTTCATCGACGAAATTGACAAGGTCGCCATGCCGACAGGCGGCCAAGGCCCCGATGTGAGCCGCGAAGGTGTCCAGCGCGACCTGCTCCCCATCGTCGAAGGATCGGTGGTCGCCACAAAGTTCGGGCCGGTCAAGACCGACCACATCCTGTTCATTGCCGCCGGGGCATTCCACGTCAGCAAACCCGGCGACCTGATCCCCGAACTCCAGGGCCGGTTGCCGATCCGGGTTCGGTTGGAAGCACTGGAGGAAAAGGATTTCGTGCGCATTTTGCGCGAACCCAAAAACGCCCTCACCAAGCAGTACACCCAGCTGCTGGGGGTGGACGGGGTCAAAGTCGAGTTCACCGACGATGCCCTTACTGAACTCGCCCATTTCGCGACCGAGGTCAACGCCAAAGCCGGCAACATCGGTGCCCGACGGTTGCACACCTTGTTGGAACGGTTGCTGGAGGATTACCTTTATGATGCTCCGGATGTGGCCCCGCCCGTCCTGCGGGTGGATGCGGCGTTTGTCAAAGAACAGCTTTCGCCGGTTGTCCAAGATTTGGCCCGGACGCAAGAGTTGATCTGA
- a CDS encoding prepilin-type N-terminal cleavage/methylation domain-containing protein, whose translation MGRHRDAFTLIELLVVIAVIAILAAILFPVFAQAKTSAKATATLSNAKQLGTAMALYSTDYDDLAVLVGREEPTAPVNYGTVPTITWAGLILPYVKSAVMFQDPMVRAESPISGVSAEQTWLYHTQFGYAFTIHSPWQGSLGTAAANPISQTQLASPSETILLAAKKGRSGNPDYLYLNTPIWGANLINPPYCQSVLTGTNPSSYCAPNARWGTGSPTYAGQPFEEGGMTGGIAVRKAGKSCAVWADSHAAWKSPDQLAAGTNWRRDIPFSQIVITDITKYQWDMD comes from the coding sequence ATGGGCCGCCATCGTGACGCCTTTACATTGATCGAACTGCTCGTGGTGATCGCGGTCATCGCGATTTTGGCGGCAATCCTATTCCCGGTGTTCGCCCAGGCCAAGACCTCGGCCAAGGCAACGGCAACCCTCAGCAACGCCAAGCAACTGGGGACGGCCATGGCGCTCTACAGCACCGATTACGACGATTTGGCGGTGTTGGTTGGGCGGGAAGAACCGACAGCCCCGGTCAACTACGGGACAGTCCCGACCATCACCTGGGCGGGCCTGATTTTGCCTTATGTGAAATCGGCGGTGATGTTCCAGGATCCTATGGTGCGGGCCGAATCGCCGATCTCCGGTGTGAGTGCCGAGCAAACATGGCTGTACCACACCCAGTTTGGCTATGCATTCACCATCCATTCGCCCTGGCAGGGGAGCTTGGGCACGGCGGCGGCCAACCCGATTTCGCAAACCCAATTGGCCTCACCATCGGAAACGATCCTGTTGGCGGCAAAAAAGGGCCGGTCTGGCAATCCGGATTATTTGTATCTCAACACGCCGATTTGGGGGGCGAACCTCATCAACCCGCCCTATTGCCAAAGCGTCCTGACCGGGACGAACCCCAGTTCCTATTGCGCGCCCAATGCCCGTTGGGGAACCGGCTCGCCGACCTATGCGGGGCAACCTTTTGAGGAAGGCGGGATGACTGGCGGCATCGCCGTCCGCAAAGCGGGAAAATCGTGCGCTGTTTGGGCGGATAGCCATGCCGCGTGGAAGTCTCCCGACCAACTGGCCGCCGGGACAAATTGGCGGAGGGACATCCCCTTCAGCCAAATCGTGATCACCGATATCACCAAATACCAGTGGGATATGGATTAA
- a CDS encoding PEP-CTERM sorting domain-containing protein encodes MKKIMTGGLFVLAAVSQAGTMTWNFDDNLASMEDGSLLGQNGSAASGAYEFVDDMINGQTARVLKLTRNQVDNAANPWLNMSNPFAPNGGGTMLNQYSIVMDVKVSSDGDRYNSFMQTDLTNTSDGDAFWDSSTSVDRGGIGISGDYSDAGNPLRFSGDVWHRVVLTMDLTQPAGNSSGWQAFVDGALQNVVQSPSGYGVDGRYAIGSALLLFADDDNEMKNMNFINNLQFVDRALSANEVADLGGPTAGAVPEPASMGLLALGAAALLRRRKA; translated from the coding sequence ATGAAAAAAATCATGACTGGAGGGTTGTTCGTGCTCGCTGCAGTTTCGCAAGCCGGAACGATGACCTGGAACTTCGACGATAACCTGGCTTCGATGGAAGACGGTTCTTTGCTGGGTCAAAATGGATCCGCCGCATCTGGAGCCTATGAGTTTGTTGATGACATGATCAACGGACAAACGGCACGTGTTCTAAAACTGACACGCAACCAAGTTGACAACGCCGCCAATCCTTGGCTCAACATGTCCAATCCGTTCGCTCCTAACGGTGGTGGAACGATGCTCAACCAGTATTCGATTGTGATGGATGTGAAGGTGAGCTCTGACGGTGACCGATACAATTCGTTCATGCAAACCGACCTCACCAACACGAGCGACGGCGATGCGTTTTGGGATAGTTCCACCTCCGTTGACCGTGGCGGCATTGGAATTTCGGGCGACTATAGCGACGCTGGAAATCCACTTCGCTTTTCAGGCGATGTTTGGCACCGCGTAGTTCTTACCATGGATCTGACTCAGCCGGCCGGCAATAGCTCGGGTTGGCAAGCCTTTGTTGATGGTGCTTTGCAAAATGTTGTCCAGTCTCCCAGCGGATATGGCGTTGACGGGCGATATGCAATCGGCTCGGCCCTTTTGCTTTTTGCCGATGACGACAACGAGATGAAGAATATGAACTTCATTAACAACCTCCAGTTTGTCGACCGCGCGCTTTCTGCCAATGAAGTCGCCGATCTTGGTGGTCCAACTGCTGGCGCGGTTCCCGAGCCGGCCTCCATGGGCCTGCTCGCGCTGGGGGCTGCCGCTTTGCTTCGCCGCCGCAAGGCCTGA
- the aspS gene encoding aspartate--tRNA ligase, which yields MSFPQRTLFSGELRAGHVGQTVTVNGWANKVRDLGGLLFVDIRDRSGIVQVIFPENTKAEIRSETVLAVTGTVRMRDEQNRNPNQPTGDIEIAVESFEILNDAATLPFPISDEKQMEKVNEELRVKYRYLDLRRPAMHRKLKIRAAVVRRIREHLDNNGFIEVETPIITKSTPEGARDYLVPYRLQPGEFYALPQSPQQYKQLLMVGGVERYYQVAKCFRDESQRADRQPEFTQIDIEMSFIKQEDILNLAEEMVKSTVNGAIEEFGLDFDQVVDFPYISHAEAMRLYGSDKPDLRFGLPIFDAGEIVAGSGFGVFASTVSGGGFVRGLRVPGGASLSRKQIGEYEELVKQFGAKGLANFAVIDPADDAEGSILLDNGIRVKGGISKFLSATEAEELIALGEAKIGDLLVFVADSWPVSCEALGRLRLKIGTDCGLRDPRKLAFAFVVDFPLVEWNADEQRWDPSHHPFTSPKAEDFDIISQDPGQVRADCYDVVCNGYEAGSGSIRIHSPEIQAQIFSLIGVTEEQQQSRFGHILEAFKLGAPPHGGIAMGIDRLVMFLLREDNIREVIAFPKMGNGYDPMMDAPSEVDAAQWAELGLQPLPKKS from the coding sequence ATGTCCTTCCCGCAACGCACCCTCTTTTCCGGCGAACTTCGCGCCGGTCACGTCGGCCAAACCGTCACCGTCAACGGCTGGGCCAACAAGGTGCGGGATTTGGGAGGGTTGCTCTTTGTCGATATCCGCGACCGCAGCGGCATCGTGCAAGTCATTTTCCCGGAAAACACCAAAGCCGAAATCCGGAGTGAAACAGTGCTGGCGGTCACCGGCACGGTGCGAATGCGCGACGAGCAGAACCGCAACCCCAACCAACCGACCGGCGATATCGAAATCGCCGTCGAATCCTTCGAAATCCTCAATGACGCGGCGACCTTGCCGTTCCCCATCAGCGATGAAAAGCAAATGGAAAAGGTGAACGAAGAGCTGAGGGTCAAGTATCGCTACCTCGACTTGCGGCGGCCGGCCATGCACCGGAAACTCAAGATCCGCGCCGCGGTTGTCCGCCGGATCCGGGAACACTTGGACAACAACGGGTTCATCGAAGTCGAAACACCGATCATCACCAAATCCACTCCCGAAGGCGCGCGCGATTACTTGGTGCCCTACCGGCTCCAACCGGGGGAGTTTTATGCCTTGCCCCAATCGCCGCAACAATACAAGCAGCTGCTGATGGTCGGCGGGGTTGAGCGGTATTACCAAGTCGCCAAATGTTTCCGAGACGAGTCGCAGCGGGCAGACCGGCAACCGGAATTCACCCAAATTGATATCGAGATGAGCTTCATCAAGCAAGAAGACATCTTGAACCTCGCCGAAGAGATGGTCAAATCCACCGTGAATGGGGCCATAGAAGAGTTTGGGCTTGATTTCGACCAAGTGGTGGATTTTCCGTATATCTCCCATGCCGAGGCAATGCGCCTCTATGGATCCGATAAGCCGGACCTGCGCTTTGGGCTCCCGATTTTTGATGCCGGCGAAATCGTTGCCGGCTCCGGTTTTGGGGTCTTTGCCAGCACCGTGTCTGGCGGGGGATTCGTGCGGGGGCTCCGAGTGCCGGGTGGGGCGTCGCTCAGCCGCAAGCAAATCGGCGAATATGAGGAGTTGGTGAAACAGTTCGGAGCCAAGGGCCTTGCCAACTTCGCCGTCATCGATCCTGCCGACGACGCAGAAGGCTCGATCTTGCTGGACAACGGAATCCGGGTGAAAGGGGGGATTTCCAAATTCCTGTCGGCCACTGAAGCCGAAGAACTGATCGCCTTGGGCGAGGCAAAAATCGGAGACTTGCTCGTTTTCGTCGCCGACAGTTGGCCGGTTTCCTGCGAGGCGCTGGGCCGTCTGCGGTTGAAAATCGGCACGGACTGCGGCCTGCGAGACCCCCGAAAGCTCGCCTTTGCCTTTGTAGTCGATTTCCCCTTGGTGGAGTGGAATGCGGACGAACAACGGTGGGATCCTAGCCACCACCCGTTCACCAGCCCAAAAGCCGAAGACTTCGACATCATCTCCCAGGATCCGGGCCAGGTTCGGGCGGACTGCTACGATGTGGTGTGCAACGGCTACGAAGCGGGTAGCGGTTCCATCCGGATTCACTCGCCCGAGATTCAGGCGCAAATTTTCAGCCTGATCGGGGTCACCGAAGAGCAACAGCAGTCGCGGTTCGGGCACATCTTGGAAGCATTCAAACTCGGGGCCCCGCCGCACGGCGGGATCGCAATGGGCATCGACCGTCTGGTCATGTTCCTGCTACGCGAAGACAACATCCGCGAAGTCATCGCCTTCCCCAAAATGGGGAACGGCTACGACCCCATGATGGATGCCCCTTCGGAGGTAGACGCCGCCCAATGGGCAGAGTTGGGATTGCAACCCTTGCCCAAGAAGAGCTGA